A genomic stretch from Mycobacterium paraterrae includes:
- a CDS encoding PaaI family thioesterase, with the protein MTDTAATEMIHGLVPLAVTLGITADAAGPDEVVLSVDWAEKLTTGGGVLHGGIVMALADTSGAVCAFLNLPEGAGGTTTIESKTNFFAATRSGTVKAYSRPLHVGRRVIVVETEIRGEGGKLAAKTIQSQAVL; encoded by the coding sequence ATGACGGACACCGCCGCGACGGAGATGATCCACGGCCTCGTTCCGCTCGCCGTCACGCTGGGCATCACCGCGGACGCCGCGGGTCCCGATGAGGTTGTGCTGAGCGTGGATTGGGCCGAGAAACTCACGACGGGAGGCGGCGTGCTGCACGGCGGCATCGTGATGGCGCTGGCCGACACCTCCGGTGCGGTGTGCGCGTTCCTCAATTTGCCCGAGGGCGCGGGTGGGACCACCACCATAGAGTCCAAGACCAACTTCTTTGCCGCCACCCGCTCCGGCACCGTCAAGGCGTACAGCAGGCCGCTGCACGTCGGGCGCCGCGTCATCGTGGTCGAGACGGAGATCCGCGGCGAGGGCGGCAAGCTGGCCGCGAAAACCATTCAGTCGCAGGCGGTCTTGTGA
- the otsB gene encoding trehalose-phosphatase: protein MSVIIDPRRLDAVLFDAEPDDAFEARLREAGVRTSRSDAASFVESADRLGVRAGRCAVVTSTEDSASAARAAGFALVIDLATGHRIGDVVVRSGDRRMSELPDALQALDVTSEPAVFYDFDGTLSDIVTNPDTARLADGAAEALTSLSTRCPVAILSGRDLADVRERVGLPGLWYAGSHGFELTGPDGMHHQNDEAAAAIPVLAEAASELAEQLAGIAGVAVEHKRFGVAVHYRNAARDRVGEVTAAVRDAGQRTALRVTTGREVIELRPDVDWDKGKTLRWVLDYIRDNEGGGRLLPIYLGDDITDEDAFDAVADDGIAIMVRHTDDGDRATAAHYALDDPDQVREFTERLASQLDHKTACD from the coding sequence ATGTCGGTGATCATCGACCCACGCCGCCTGGATGCCGTGCTGTTCGATGCCGAGCCCGACGACGCGTTCGAGGCCCGGCTGCGCGAGGCGGGCGTCCGCACAAGTCGATCCGATGCCGCCTCGTTCGTCGAGTCGGCTGATCGCCTCGGTGTCCGGGCCGGCCGCTGCGCCGTCGTCACGTCGACCGAGGACAGCGCATCAGCCGCCCGGGCAGCCGGTTTCGCGCTGGTGATCGACCTCGCCACCGGACACCGCATCGGCGATGTCGTCGTCCGCAGCGGGGATCGGCGGATGTCCGAATTGCCCGACGCCCTGCAGGCGCTCGACGTCACGAGCGAACCCGCGGTGTTCTACGACTTCGACGGCACGCTGTCCGACATCGTCACAAACCCGGACACCGCGCGCCTAGCCGACGGCGCCGCGGAGGCGCTGACCTCGCTGAGTACTCGGTGCCCGGTGGCCATCCTCAGCGGCCGCGACCTAGCCGATGTCCGCGAGCGGGTCGGCCTTCCCGGCCTGTGGTACGCCGGCAGCCACGGATTCGAGTTGACCGGACCCGATGGCATGCACCACCAGAACGACGAGGCAGCCGCGGCGATTCCGGTGCTGGCCGAGGCCGCCTCCGAGCTGGCCGAGCAACTCGCCGGCATCGCGGGTGTGGCAGTCGAACACAAGCGATTCGGGGTCGCCGTGCACTACCGCAACGCGGCGCGGGACCGTGTCGGCGAGGTGACCGCGGCCGTCCGCGACGCCGGGCAACGCACCGCCCTTCGGGTGACGACCGGCCGCGAGGTGATCGAGCTGCGTCCAGATGTCGACTGGGACAAGGGAAAGACACTGCGCTGGGTGTTGGACTACATCCGCGACAACGAAGGTGGTGGCCGGCTGCTGCCGATCTACCTCGGCGACGACATCACCGACGAGGATGCCTTCGATGCGGTGGCCGACGACGGCATCGCGATCATGGTGCGGCACACCGACGACGGCGACCGTGCCACCGCCGCCCACTACGCGCTGGACGACCCTGACCAGGTGCGCGAATTCACCGAGCGGCTAGCCAGCCAGCTCGATCACAAGACCGCCTGCGACTGA